CAAAGTATCAGAAGAAAAAATCTATGCAGTACAAGAAAAACTCAACGACAGACCAAGAAAATCACTTCGATATCGTACTCCAAATGAAGTCATTTCTGATCTCCTCTAGGGGTGGTGCTTATAATCCTTGAATTTTCCATTTATATAAAATATACATTTTTTTTAAATACATATAAATTCGCTGGAATGCCTCAAAATAACTAAAAATCATTTCTTAGAATTTATTTTCAGAAGGGTTTCATAGCCTGAAGTATCTGAAAACGCCGTATAACGCAAATTTTGAGGGCATTCTCTGAAAAAGCTCAGCAAGAAGCGGTAAAAATGGGAATGCGCCTATTTTTCATGATTTGAGAGAAGGAATTCAGAGAGAATGGAATCTTCACTTCACGAAGAAATCACTCTCATAATCTTTTTCATGAATTCAAAAAATTATTTTTCTAGAGCAGGAATAGACAAGGGGAGTGAAAAACAGAAATACTTTTAACTTTGCACAATGTATCTTGAGCAAAGTTATAATACGAAGACAAAGTATATTAGTTCTCCTATTTTTTAGTCACCAGTAACTAAGTCAATACTGGCATAAACACGTCTTGAGCATTCACCAGATACTAGTTCTAGCAAAGAGTTGATTTCCTCGGTGGAATTAATTCCTAACTTTGAGAGGGCTTCCTTAAAGTTTTTAATAAATTCTTTGGATAATGTTGGAAATTCTGATCTTCCTAAGCTCGGTGGAGGTGTTGAAGCTGGAGGTCTTGTTGGCGCAGGCAATTCTTCCATACGCCCTGCTAAACCTATCCCGAGGACTGGTGGATCTTGAGTACGAGAGTTGGCATCTTCAATTTTGCTCATAATTAAAAAAAAGAAAAAATCTATTTTGATTTTAGACAATTTTCTTTAGCGGCGCAATTGATGCCGCAAATCGTTTTAGAATTCCATTCCCAAAATCAATCGTCAAAATATCTCCATCCACATCTTCTACCTTTCCCTCCCCAAATTTCGGATGCCTCGCAATATCCCCTTTCTCAAAACATGACACAAGTGCATCCTCATCCTCAAATGAAACATACGAAAGCTCTTTTTCATCTTTATTCTGCTGAGTTCCTCCCATCCATCTTGGTGCATTTTCAAAATTCACGGCGTTTAATGGAATCTCTCGGAGAAAACGCGATGGAGGATTTGCAGAAAAACTTCCGAAAAGAAGCCTCTCATGCGCATACAAGAGAAAGAGATGATCTTTTGCTCTTGTCATTCCTACATACATGAGTCTTCGCTCTTCCTCCATATCGTCTGGATCAAACATGGAACGAGAATGAGGAAATACGTTTTCCTCGCACCCAACAACGAACACCACAGAAAATTCGAGTCCTTTTGCAGAATGAAGTGTCATAAAAGTGAGCGCGTCCTTTTCCTCATCAAGCGAATCAAGATCAGCAATAAGAGCAACTTCTTCTAAAAAGAGAGGAAGTGATTCTTCCGGCGGAACATGACTGTATTTTTGCGCTACAGAAATAAGTTCACGAACGTTTTCAATACGGACTTCTCCTTCTTCAGTTCCGTCGCGCAGATGTGCCTCAAAATCAATTTCCTTAATGAGATATTCAATAAAATCCGCTGCAGAAAGAGTTGGTCTGAGTTCTCTGAGCTTTTCGATGATTCCTTCAAATTTCTTAATAGTGTTCTGACTCCTCGAAAAAATTCCCTCTGCCATTTGAATATGGGCGAGAATTTTTCCAACCGGCATCTCTCTCTCAGCAGCAAAAGCAAGGATTTTTTGTATCGTTACCGCTCCGATTTTTCGTGATGGTTTATTGATAATTCGCTCAAAGGAAACGGTATCTGCGGGATTCATGATAAATCGCAAATAGGCGATAATATCTTTAATTTCCGCTCTTGCATAAAATTTTACTCCTCCAATAATTTGATAGGGAATGCCATGTCTCAGCGCCGCTTCTTCGAGCACTCGACTTTGAGCATTGGTTCGATAGAGCACCACCATATCATTTCGAGAATATTTCCCCGAACGGACCAATTCTTCAGTTTTTCTGAGAATCCATTCGCCTTCTTCCCGCTCATCGCGCATTTCGAGAATATTGACTCCCTCTCCACTCCCCTTCTCCGTAAACATCTTTTTCTTCACTCTCGAAACATTGTGATCAATGACTCCATCAGCCGCATCGAGAATATTTTGAGTAGATCGATAATTTTGCTCGAGTTTTATCACTTTTAATTCTGGA
This is a stretch of genomic DNA from Candidatus Peregrinibacteria bacterium. It encodes these proteins:
- a CDS encoding IS30 family transposase encodes the protein KVSEEKIYAVQEKLNDRPRKSLRYRTPNEVISDLL
- a CDS encoding UvrD-helicase domain-containing protein — translated: MHSLSSLNDRQIEAAYYLKGPLLVVAGAGSGKTRVLTHRIAYMIEQGILPRNILAVTFTNKAAQEMRNRVERILQKNVEMPIIGTFHSLGVRILRVEMEKIGRDRNFSIFDATDSESLIKQILKDADIDSSKYKPKGLLKQISSAKNALISADEYAGLVENTYQEVVYRVYKKYEAHLSHSGAVDFDDLISLPVKIFLAEPRILEKYQERWHFLSIDEYQDTNTVQDTMARLLAEKYRNICAIGDSDQAIYSFRGASIQNILNFEKVYPELKVIKLEQNYRSTQNILDAADGVIDHNVSRVKKKMFTEKGSGEGVNILEMRDEREEGEWILRKTEELVRSGKYSRNDMVVLYRTNAQSRVLEEAALRHGIPYQIIGGVKFYARAEIKDIIAYLRFIMNPADTVSFERIINKPSRKIGAVTIQKILAFAAEREMPVGKILAHIQMAEGIFSRSQNTIKKFEGIIEKLRELRPTLSAADFIEYLIKEIDFEAHLRDGTEEGEVRIENVRELISVAQKYSHVPPEESLPLFLEEVALIADLDSLDEEKDALTFMTLHSAKGLEFSVVFVVGCEENVFPHSRSMFDPDDMEEERRLMYVGMTRAKDHLFLLYAHERLLFGSFSANPPSRFLREIPLNAVNFENAPRWMGGTQQNKDEKELSYVSFEDEDALVSCFEKGDIARHPKFGEGKVEDVDGDILTIDFGNGILKRFAASIAPLKKIV